The following proteins come from a genomic window of Enterobacter chengduensis:
- a CDS encoding type I secretion system permease/ATPase: MKTHPQYEPWLQGMLIIAKHYRLDFSVEHVRVTINHESQSPRQLVLEEMARQLGLGMRAVAAEAVSLDPWRLPLLAEFTGGQIAVINRMDNEGNVSLQFSGDGGLETTLTREELGPRLKALMVLRPLESTPDARVDDYIKPYEKNWFWQLALKDWRRYGDIMLVALVANVLALSGMVFSMQVYDRVVPSQSEATLWVLFGGVMIAIVFEFIMRMLRVHISDVVGKRADLRISERVFAHALRIKNGARSKSTGSFIAQIRELESVRELITSTTIAAISDLPFFLLFVFILWMIGGPLVLVVLLAVPLLLIPGLLVQRPLGKLSGEGMRESAIRNATLVEAVQGIEDIKLMRAEQRFQNQWNNTNDVAASVGMKQRWLTGLLLTWTQEVQSIVYAVVLLVGCYLVISGDMTTGALVGTSILASRTIAPLSQISGVLSRWQSAKVARKGLDDLMQRPIDDPQHGKKVHKAHLRGDYALEDVGFYYDEEEKLSVLNVSRLQIRAGERVAVLGRNGSGKSTLLQLLAGMQEPQQGSILLDDIALNHLDPADVRRDMQLLSQQARLFFGSVRDNILMGNPLATDDEIHQALVNSGALEFVRKQKMGLNTLINEGGTGLSGGQRQALLLARALLTSPNILLLDEPTAWLDEMSEKQFIQHLHKWLGKRRTLVVATHRLPILDLVDRIIVLENGKVVMDGPRDAILHQHGMAPQKTAQRTVTMKPAAVAEEGAA, from the coding sequence ATGAAGACACATCCACAGTACGAACCCTGGCTGCAGGGCATGCTCATCATCGCGAAGCACTACCGGCTGGACTTTTCGGTGGAGCACGTTCGGGTCACGATTAACCATGAAAGCCAGTCGCCGCGCCAGCTGGTGCTGGAGGAGATGGCGCGCCAGCTTGGGCTGGGGATGCGTGCGGTGGCGGCGGAAGCGGTCTCCCTCGATCCGTGGCGTCTGCCGCTGCTGGCGGAGTTCACCGGCGGGCAAATTGCGGTGATCAACCGCATGGATAACGAAGGCAACGTCAGCCTGCAGTTCAGCGGCGACGGCGGCCTGGAGACGACGCTGACGCGTGAGGAGCTTGGACCGCGGTTAAAAGCCCTGATGGTGCTGCGCCCGCTCGAGTCCACGCCGGACGCCCGCGTGGATGACTACATCAAACCGTATGAGAAAAACTGGTTCTGGCAGCTGGCGCTGAAGGACTGGCGGCGCTACGGCGACATTATGCTGGTCGCGCTGGTGGCTAACGTGCTGGCGCTTTCCGGCATGGTCTTCTCCATGCAGGTGTACGACAGGGTAGTGCCGTCGCAGTCCGAAGCCACGCTGTGGGTGCTGTTTGGCGGCGTCATGATTGCCATCGTTTTCGAATTCATCATGCGCATGCTGCGCGTGCATATTTCTGACGTGGTGGGGAAACGCGCCGACCTGCGCATCTCCGAACGCGTCTTTGCCCACGCGCTGCGGATCAAAAACGGCGCGCGCTCCAAATCAACCGGATCGTTTATCGCCCAGATCCGCGAGCTGGAGTCGGTGCGCGAGCTGATCACCTCCACCACCATTGCGGCGATTTCCGATCTGCCGTTCTTCCTGCTGTTTGTCTTTATCCTGTGGATGATTGGCGGCCCGCTGGTGCTGGTGGTCCTGCTCGCCGTGCCGCTGCTGCTGATTCCTGGGCTGCTGGTGCAGCGCCCGCTGGGGAAGCTCTCCGGCGAAGGGATGCGTGAATCCGCCATTCGTAACGCTACGCTGGTGGAAGCGGTGCAGGGCATTGAAGACATCAAGCTGATGCGCGCCGAGCAGCGTTTCCAGAACCAGTGGAATAACACCAACGACGTCGCCGCCAGCGTCGGCATGAAGCAGCGCTGGCTGACGGGCCTGCTGCTCACCTGGACGCAGGAGGTGCAGTCTATCGTTTATGCCGTGGTCCTGCTGGTGGGCTGTTACCTGGTCATCAGCGGCGACATGACCACCGGTGCGCTGGTGGGCACCTCGATTCTGGCATCGCGCACCATCGCGCCGCTGTCGCAGATTTCGGGCGTACTCTCCCGCTGGCAGTCGGCAAAAGTGGCCCGCAAGGGGCTGGATGACCTGATGCAGCGCCCGATTGACGACCCGCAGCACGGCAAGAAGGTGCACAAAGCCCACCTGCGCGGCGACTACGCGCTGGAGGACGTCGGCTTTTACTACGATGAAGAAGAAAAACTCAGCGTGCTCAACGTCAGCAGGCTGCAGATCCGCGCCGGGGAGCGCGTGGCGGTGCTCGGCCGCAACGGCTCCGGGAAAAGCACGCTGTTACAGCTTCTGGCGGGCATGCAGGAGCCGCAGCAGGGCAGCATCCTGCTCGACGATATTGCGCTCAATCATCTCGACCCGGCCGACGTGCGACGCGACATGCAGCTGCTGAGCCAGCAGGCGCGGCTGTTCTTTGGCTCCGTGCGGGACAACATCCTGATGGGGAACCCGCTGGCGACCGACGACGAGATTCACCAGGCGCTGGTCAACAGCGGCGCGCTGGAGTTTGTGCGTAAGCAAAAAATGGGGCTTAACACCCTTATCAACGAGGGCGGCACGGGGCTGTCCGGCGGCCAGCGTCAGGCGCTTTTGCTGGCGCGCGCGCTGCTCACCTCGCCGAACATTCTGCTGCTGGACGAGCCTACCGCCTGGCTGGACGAAATGAGCGAGAAGCAGTTTATTCAGCATCTTCACAAATGGCTGGGTAAACGCCGGACGCTGGTGGTGGCGACGCATCGCCTGCCGATTCTGGACCTGGTCGACCGCATCATCGTGCTGGAGAACGGCAAGGTGGTGATGGACGGCCCGCGCGACGCCATCCTGCACCAGCACGGTATGGCGCCGCAAAAGACAGCACAGCGCACCGTGACCATGAAACCGGCGGCGGTAGCTGAGGAGGGCGCGGCATGA
- a CDS encoding HlyD family type I secretion periplasmic adaptor subunit translates to MNDFSRFNSRLKEPRLPRSSLVAWSLFALLAVFIAWASLFELDEVTTGSGKVIPSSHEQVIQSLEGGIIHSLMVREGDIVERGQQLAQLDRTKTESSVLESESRLNAALATAARLKAEVNDTELAFPDELDDDVELVKQETALYQSRRESLEKGLAGLRQGAELVQRELSLTRPLVTQGAASKVEVLRLERQKNELENKITEMKNQYYVRAREELAKANAEIEAQRSVMKGREDSLTRLTFNAPVRGIVKDIDVTTVGGVIPPNGKLMSLVPLDDQMVVEAKISPRDVAFIHPGQKALVKVTAYDYSIYGGLEGEVTMISPDTLQDEVKRDVYYYRVYIRTDSNHLTNKQGKEFPVFPGMIATVDIKTGSKTILDYLLKPLNKAKEALRER, encoded by the coding sequence ATGAATGATTTCTCCCGTTTTAATAGTCGCCTGAAGGAGCCGCGCCTGCCGAGGTCGTCGCTGGTTGCCTGGTCGCTGTTCGCCCTGCTGGCGGTATTTATCGCCTGGGCGAGCCTGTTCGAACTTGATGAAGTCACAACTGGCAGCGGCAAGGTGATTCCCTCTTCGCATGAGCAGGTCATTCAGTCTCTTGAAGGTGGGATTATCCACAGCCTGATGGTGCGCGAAGGCGACATCGTTGAACGCGGCCAGCAGCTTGCGCAGCTTGACCGGACCAAAACCGAGTCCAGCGTGCTGGAGAGCGAGTCGCGTCTGAATGCCGCGCTGGCAACCGCCGCGCGCCTGAAGGCCGAGGTCAACGACACCGAACTCGCGTTTCCGGACGAGCTGGATGACGACGTTGAGCTGGTCAAACAGGAAACGGCGCTCTACCAGTCCCGCCGAGAAAGCCTGGAAAAAGGGCTGGCAGGCCTGCGTCAGGGCGCCGAGCTGGTGCAGCGCGAGCTGTCGTTAACCCGTCCGTTGGTGACCCAGGGGGCGGCCAGCAAGGTTGAGGTGTTACGTCTTGAGCGTCAGAAAAATGAGCTTGAGAATAAAATCACCGAGATGAAAAACCAGTATTACGTTCGCGCCCGGGAAGAGCTGGCGAAAGCCAATGCGGAGATTGAAGCCCAGCGTTCGGTGATGAAAGGGCGGGAGGATTCGCTGACCCGGCTGACCTTCAATGCGCCGGTGCGCGGGATCGTAAAGGATATTGACGTGACGACCGTGGGCGGGGTTATCCCGCCAAATGGCAAGCTGATGAGCCTGGTCCCGCTGGACGACCAGATGGTGGTTGAGGCAAAAATCTCCCCGCGCGATGTGGCGTTTATCCATCCCGGCCAGAAAGCGCTGGTGAAGGTCACGGCCTATGACTATTCCATCTACGGCGGGCTGGAAGGGGAAGTGACCATGATTTCACCGGATACCCTGCAGGACGAGGTGAAGAGGGATGTTTACTACTATCGCGTCTATATCCGCACCGACAGTAACCATCTGACCAATAAGCAGGGAAAAGAATTTCCTGTTTTTCCGGGGATGATTGCGACGGTGGATATTAAAACGGGGAGTAAAACTATCCTTGATTATCTGCTGAAGCCGCTCAACAAAGCAAAAGAGGCGCTGCGGGAAAGATAA
- a CDS encoding EAL domain-containing protein has protein sequence MTHKVSLRNVACDERRFVISTCGFTFQGYALMLEKYGIEATHVHFQGDDACEQDRENMLINHNAHIVVFLGKGVVNLLESLKRLACVLNALPVIRRVTLYGDIPDSWLYRTLSSLLNNSHQLSLIRIASVSDVIACFHTHNKGFKDRSRLLRDGYMGDSPQENLRWLTRREIEVLLNFYRGMSVKELCDRLGLSNKTVYTHRKEGVQKLQHIKRWLNDPHSFKMERSVKRQRQKEGFSEKEAEIFNALLRREIFPAYQIITDRDKKGVGFEILIRWNKNGRIVKPACFLNDIVNHEIWLKITALVIHAAVSGINKYNGKFYFSVNIPPRLASGNALPEMARKAIGMLLKPQWAEKLVFEFAEDIDVTKDKNIPETMRHLRNTGCRLFLDDCFSNHHTMFPVRQVHFDGLKLDRDIVEHFVANDNDYNLIKAIQIYSDMTGTDCIAEGVDSEEKFEKLVELGVKNFQGYYLSRAVKEEELDRMVRLFS, from the coding sequence ATGACTCATAAAGTTTCTCTCAGAAATGTTGCTTGCGACGAACGGCGATTTGTCATTTCAACCTGCGGTTTTACGTTCCAGGGTTATGCATTGATGCTTGAAAAGTACGGCATTGAGGCTACGCATGTCCACTTTCAGGGAGATGACGCGTGCGAGCAGGATAGGGAAAATATGCTTATTAATCATAATGCTCACATCGTCGTGTTTCTCGGGAAAGGGGTTGTTAATCTCCTTGAAAGCCTGAAGCGGCTGGCCTGCGTTCTGAATGCACTGCCGGTGATTCGACGCGTCACGCTGTACGGTGACATTCCCGACAGCTGGCTGTATCGAACCTTAAGCAGCCTGTTAAATAATAGCCATCAATTATCATTGATTCGCATCGCCAGCGTTTCCGATGTTATTGCCTGTTTCCATACCCACAATAAGGGGTTTAAAGACCGCTCGCGCTTATTGCGCGACGGCTATATGGGAGATTCCCCTCAGGAAAACCTGCGGTGGTTAACACGAAGAGAAATAGAGGTTTTATTAAATTTTTATCGCGGCATGTCCGTAAAAGAATTGTGCGACAGGCTGGGATTGTCGAACAAAACGGTTTACACCCATCGTAAAGAAGGCGTGCAAAAATTACAACATATTAAGCGATGGTTAAACGATCCGCACAGTTTCAAGATGGAAAGAAGCGTTAAGCGCCAGCGTCAAAAAGAGGGGTTTTCAGAAAAGGAAGCCGAGATCTTCAATGCGTTGTTAAGGCGGGAAATATTCCCCGCTTATCAGATCATTACCGATCGCGATAAGAAAGGGGTGGGCTTTGAAATACTGATTCGCTGGAATAAGAACGGAAGAATCGTTAAGCCAGCCTGTTTTCTGAATGATATTGTTAATCATGAAATATGGCTGAAAATCACGGCGCTGGTTATCCACGCCGCGGTGTCGGGTATTAATAAATATAATGGAAAATTTTATTTTTCAGTCAATATTCCACCTCGCCTGGCGTCCGGAAATGCATTGCCCGAGATGGCCAGGAAAGCTATCGGCATGCTGCTTAAGCCCCAGTGGGCTGAAAAGCTTGTCTTTGAGTTTGCGGAAGACATTGATGTGACGAAAGATAAAAACATCCCCGAAACGATGCGGCACCTTCGCAATACCGGATGCAGACTCTTTCTGGACGACTGTTTCTCTAACCATCACACCATGTTCCCGGTGAGACAGGTGCATTTTGACGGGTTAAAACTGGACCGGGACATCGTTGAGCATTTTGTGGCGAACGACAATGACTATAATCTTATTAAGGCCATTCAAATCTACAGCGATATGACCGGAACGGACTGCATTGCCGAGGGGGTGGACAGTGAAGAGAAGTTTGAAAAATTAGTCGAGCTGGGGGTGAAGAATTTCCAGGGTTATTATTTGTCGCGCGCAGTGAAAGAGGAAGAGTTAGACCGCATGGTGAGGCTTTTTAGCTAA
- a CDS encoding DUF883 family protein, protein MSDIGTDKNTQFAEEKAKNKFDELAGSAQQQFGEFVDSPKHQVKGAAKKYAAQASDAVSDVTEAVRNNPLTGLIAAGAVGIVLGLLLGRK, encoded by the coding sequence ATGTCTGATATCGGTACTGATAAAAACACCCAGTTTGCTGAAGAAAAAGCAAAAAATAAATTTGATGAACTTGCAGGTTCAGCCCAGCAGCAGTTTGGTGAATTCGTTGATTCACCAAAGCATCAGGTTAAAGGTGCCGCGAAAAAATACGCCGCTCAGGCCAGCGATGCCGTTTCCGACGTCACAGAAGCGGTCAGAAATAATCCCCTCACCGGCCTCATCGCCGCGGGTGCTGTCGGTATTGTTCTCGGCCTGTTGCTGGGACGTAAATAA
- a CDS encoding GNAT family N-acetyltransferase has protein sequence MSITLRQARPEDAAAIYAMIYELAVYEKAPEEVVTTPEEIRETLFGAGTKTEALIAESDGKIAGYAVFFTSYSTWLGRNGIYMEDLYVSPAYRGLGAGKALLKHIAQLAVQRQCGRLEWSVLDWNQPAIDFYLSIGALPQSEWVRYRLDGEALLKFAE, from the coding sequence ATGAGTATTACCCTTCGCCAGGCCCGCCCCGAAGATGCGGCGGCCATTTACGCCATGATTTACGAGCTGGCGGTGTATGAAAAAGCCCCGGAAGAAGTGGTTACCACACCGGAGGAGATCCGGGAAACGCTCTTTGGCGCAGGCACAAAAACCGAAGCGCTGATCGCGGAGTCTGATGGCAAGATCGCCGGCTACGCCGTGTTCTTCACCAGCTATTCAACCTGGCTTGGCCGCAACGGGATTTATATGGAAGATCTGTATGTTTCCCCAGCTTATCGCGGCCTGGGGGCGGGAAAAGCACTGCTGAAACATATCGCCCAGCTCGCCGTACAACGGCAGTGCGGTCGCCTTGAATGGAGCGTGCTGGACTGGAACCAGCCCGCCATCGATTTTTATCTGAGCATTGGCGCGCTGCCGCAGTCCGAATGGGTGCGCTACCGTCTTGACGGAGAAGCGTTGCTCAAATTTGCCGAATAG
- a CDS encoding LysR family transcriptional regulator, with translation MMNIMHPILRRLDLNLLPVFDAIYRHRSVRLAADELAMSTSALSHALSRLRATLNDPLFFREGHRMSPSVYASQLAPSIASALSFLNHELTPQPEFDAASSTESLQIAITDFTALCIFPALMHRLQLTAPGLRFELRYLPHSPALTELLAGEVDLALGFSTPEDIRHPELEEIGWFEDEYVVISNASRTRLTLEDYLAARHLVVTPWNEKQGVLDVRLEQLGYTRQIAIKTPSMLSAPFIVAESDLLMAIPRYAAEKLIKTADLRIFALPFPIGTFEVKIYSHKRSGQRGATRWLKEELQMLAQAVGDGRPGKRSATRQKGRSVTDRQFNGR, from the coding sequence ATGATGAATATTATGCATCCGATACTGAGACGGCTTGATTTGAACCTGCTGCCCGTTTTCGACGCGATATACCGCCACCGTTCCGTTCGGCTGGCCGCTGACGAGCTGGCGATGAGCACATCCGCGCTCAGCCATGCGCTGTCGCGTCTGCGTGCCACCCTGAATGACCCGCTGTTCTTCCGCGAAGGGCACCGCATGTCCCCCAGCGTGTATGCCTCTCAGCTCGCGCCTTCGATTGCTTCCGCACTGTCGTTCCTGAATCATGAGCTGACCCCGCAGCCGGAGTTTGATGCAGCCAGCAGTACGGAGAGCCTTCAGATTGCGATAACGGACTTTACCGCGCTTTGCATTTTTCCGGCTCTGATGCACAGGCTGCAGCTTACAGCCCCGGGTTTACGCTTTGAATTGCGCTACCTGCCGCACAGCCCGGCTTTGACGGAACTGCTGGCGGGCGAGGTGGATCTGGCGCTGGGCTTCAGCACGCCGGAGGATATCCGTCATCCGGAACTGGAAGAGATCGGCTGGTTTGAAGATGAGTATGTGGTCATCAGCAACGCAAGCCGGACCCGGCTGACGCTGGAGGATTATCTCGCGGCCCGGCACCTGGTGGTGACGCCGTGGAATGAGAAGCAGGGTGTTCTGGACGTGCGGCTTGAGCAACTGGGCTATACCCGACAAATCGCGATCAAAACGCCGTCGATGCTCAGCGCACCGTTTATCGTAGCGGAAAGTGACCTGCTGATGGCGATCCCCCGCTATGCCGCGGAGAAGCTGATTAAGACAGCGGATCTCCGGATTTTTGCGTTACCGTTTCCGATAGGCACGTTTGAAGTGAAAATTTACTCGCATAAACGCAGCGGCCAGCGGGGCGCGACCCGCTGGCTGAAGGAGGAACTGCAGATGCTGGCGCAGGCTGTAGGGGACGGTAGGCCGGGTAAGCGCAGTGCCACCCGGCAGAAAGGACGGTCTGTAACGGATCGTCAATTTAACGGCAGGTAG
- a CDS encoding AraC family transcriptional regulator gives MNDAIKTAYRERFTTVCDYIAQHLDEPLTLEMLSALACCSPYHFHRQFLAFSGQPLYRYIQWLRLRHASWRLAFNPQDKVIDIALDAGFQSPESFSRAFRNAFGKSPRQFRQQPDWLNWHQRVPKMTFQEQKTMEIKIVDFPQTQVAMLQHRGNPDRVNDSAAKFIAWRKSTGLSPVHESSTFGIAWDDPATTPADAFRFDICGSISEAIPENEFGVCSGEIDGGRYAVARHTGSLDTISATVWAMFRDWLPASGETLRDAPVFFHYLNFIHEVPEHALQTDIYLPLN, from the coding sequence ATGAACGATGCAATCAAAACGGCCTACCGCGAGCGCTTCACGACGGTGTGCGACTATATCGCCCAACATCTCGATGAACCGCTCACGCTGGAGATGCTTAGCGCGTTAGCCTGCTGTTCGCCTTATCATTTTCACCGGCAGTTCCTGGCGTTTAGCGGCCAGCCTTTGTATCGCTATATTCAGTGGCTGCGCCTGCGTCATGCGTCCTGGCGACTGGCGTTTAATCCTCAGGATAAGGTGATTGATATTGCGCTAGATGCCGGGTTCCAGAGCCCTGAATCGTTCAGTCGCGCCTTCAGAAACGCGTTTGGAAAAAGCCCGCGTCAGTTTCGGCAGCAGCCGGACTGGCTGAACTGGCACCAGCGCGTACCGAAAATGACCTTTCAGGAGCAAAAAACGATGGAAATTAAGATTGTCGATTTCCCACAGACCCAAGTGGCAATGCTGCAGCACCGTGGCAACCCGGATCGGGTAAATGACAGCGCGGCGAAATTTATTGCCTGGCGTAAAAGCACGGGCCTATCGCCAGTACACGAAAGCAGCACGTTTGGTATTGCCTGGGATGACCCGGCAACCACACCCGCAGACGCCTTTCGTTTCGATATCTGCGGCAGTATCTCTGAAGCGATACCCGAAAATGAATTCGGGGTTTGCAGTGGCGAAATCGACGGCGGACGATACGCCGTAGCCCGCCACACGGGTTCTCTGGATACCATTTCCGCCACGGTGTGGGCGATGTTTCGCGACTGGCTACCGGCCAGCGGCGAAACGCTGCGCGATGCCCCGGTATTTTTCCACTACCTCAACTTTATTCACGAGGTGCCGGAACACGCGCTGCAAACGGATATCTACCTGCCGTTAAATTGA
- a CDS encoding LysR family transcriptional regulator, translated as MSFDGRLLSGLSVLAAVVEAGSFSRAGEMLGLSASGVSRSIDRLEERLGVRLLNRTTRTMNLTNEGRALYERASPHLEGIEVAASYVSGAATAVRGSLRVSVNPIFARYILAPKLPLLRERHPELELTVVQQPDVGDLVTEGIDVAVRFGPQLPSTISSKLLFQTRVLTVASPAYLKRHGRPEHPEELVTHECIQYIDPRRGKPFEWEFRRDREVMAIDTYGHLTTTDVDLMVQSCVSGVGIAQVLSLSVTQLIADGVLIELFPEWPGETYPLYITRPSRRLPPAAVEAFMEFCAEICANHEAN; from the coding sequence ATGAGTTTTGACGGAAGGCTTCTGTCAGGATTGAGCGTGTTGGCCGCAGTTGTCGAGGCGGGTAGTTTCAGTCGCGCTGGCGAGATGCTGGGACTGTCCGCTTCTGGCGTGAGCAGATCGATAGATCGTCTTGAAGAGAGGCTCGGAGTGCGCTTGCTAAACCGTACGACGCGTACGATGAACCTGACGAACGAAGGCCGGGCTTTGTATGAGCGCGCCTCGCCACACCTTGAAGGGATTGAAGTTGCGGCAAGCTACGTATCCGGTGCCGCCACTGCTGTACGAGGATCATTACGAGTCAGCGTTAATCCAATCTTTGCCCGTTATATTTTGGCCCCGAAACTGCCTCTTTTGCGCGAACGTCATCCGGAACTGGAACTTACAGTAGTCCAGCAGCCTGACGTAGGGGATCTTGTGACAGAGGGTATAGATGTTGCGGTGCGTTTCGGGCCGCAGCTCCCCTCAACTATTTCTTCGAAATTGCTCTTTCAGACGCGCGTACTCACCGTGGCATCACCGGCATATCTGAAACGGCATGGTCGACCTGAGCATCCTGAGGAACTAGTCACGCATGAGTGCATTCAGTATATCGATCCTCGCCGCGGGAAACCGTTTGAGTGGGAATTCCGTCGCGATCGCGAAGTAATGGCTATTGATACTTATGGTCATTTGACGACAACCGATGTAGATCTGATGGTGCAATCCTGCGTAAGTGGTGTTGGTATTGCCCAGGTACTTTCACTCAGCGTCACGCAATTGATTGCTGACGGAGTGTTGATCGAACTTTTTCCGGAATGGCCAGGCGAAACCTATCCGCTGTATATCACGCGGCCATCTCGTCGACTGCCCCCCGCTGCTGTTGAAGCCTTTATGGAATTTTGCGCTGAAATTTGCGCAAATCATGAAGCGAACTGA
- a CDS encoding amidohydrolase family protein encodes MTTTRTLFKGGIILTLDANIPNLSVGDVLVHGDRIAAVGPELQADDAQVIDASGHIVMPGLVDAHHHMWLGVMRRMMPNVDDLFAYIDVVAEKLGKHYRPLDMYLSTRLTALASLDAGITTIIDACHNSRSPEHTDAALDALKESGIRALHMVGAAMDKEASSAHLPADLERLSRSWNTSDSLVHVGLFGQLNLDWWKVARKLDMRILTEFIGDLANLGPEFATPGVLGTHNIFNHCSRVPQDTWKLLADSGVNITVNPRSDALFGFDDESFAYQQAVDRGLTPALGIDLDTAFGSDMFGEMHALFGQQRSAMRYRRFRGEDNVPSPITAEDVLKAATVNGARAAGLEDQIGTLTPGKQADIIMVRTSGAAVFPVSNVIGTVVQAIERSDVDTVMVAGQLRKRAGKLVDIDLAALSTEITVSRDYLLNASGYHIDLFEAS; translated from the coding sequence ATGACAACGACGCGCACTCTTTTTAAAGGCGGCATCATCCTTACTCTGGATGCCAATATTCCCAACCTCTCCGTGGGCGATGTTCTCGTCCATGGCGACCGTATCGCAGCAGTGGGTCCGGAACTGCAGGCGGATGATGCCCAGGTAATCGATGCATCTGGCCATATTGTTATGCCCGGCCTGGTGGATGCTCACCACCATATGTGGCTTGGCGTAATGCGCCGCATGATGCCAAATGTCGACGATCTTTTTGCTTACATCGATGTGGTCGCAGAGAAACTGGGCAAACATTATCGTCCCCTGGACATGTACCTAAGTACCAGGCTCACGGCACTTGCCTCATTGGACGCTGGTATTACTACCATCATTGATGCCTGCCACAACTCGCGCAGCCCCGAGCATACTGATGCAGCATTAGATGCTCTAAAGGAAAGCGGCATCCGTGCGTTACATATGGTCGGTGCAGCAATGGATAAAGAAGCTTCGTCGGCGCATTTGCCTGCCGATTTGGAGCGGCTGTCTCGAAGCTGGAATACTAGTGACAGCCTGGTGCACGTTGGTCTGTTTGGTCAGCTCAATCTTGACTGGTGGAAGGTCGCTCGCAAACTCGACATGCGCATTCTGACCGAATTCATCGGCGATCTCGCCAATCTCGGCCCTGAGTTTGCCACGCCGGGCGTACTGGGCACACATAACATCTTCAATCACTGTTCGAGGGTTCCTCAGGATACGTGGAAGCTCCTGGCCGATTCAGGAGTGAACATCACGGTCAATCCACGGTCGGATGCGCTATTTGGCTTCGACGATGAAAGTTTTGCCTACCAGCAGGCTGTCGATCGCGGCTTGACCCCGGCACTGGGCATTGACCTTGATACTGCCTTTGGCAGCGATATGTTCGGGGAAATGCACGCTCTGTTCGGGCAACAGCGATCGGCTATGCGCTACCGTCGCTTCCGTGGTGAGGACAATGTGCCGTCACCCATCACGGCCGAGGACGTCCTTAAAGCAGCAACTGTTAATGGCGCGCGTGCGGCCGGTTTGGAGGACCAGATTGGCACCCTTACGCCAGGCAAGCAGGCCGACATTATCATGGTTCGCACCAGCGGAGCCGCTGTTTTCCCGGTATCCAACGTAATTGGTACCGTCGTGCAGGCGATAGAGCGGTCTGATGTGGATACCGTGATGGTGGCCGGCCAGCTTCGTAAACGTGCGGGCAAGTTGGTGGATATTGATCTGGCGGCGCTCAGTACAGAGATAACCGTTTCTCGTGATTACCTGCTCAACGCCAGCGGCTATCACATCGATCTTTTTGAAGCATCCTGA